One window from the genome of Bacillus tianshenii encodes:
- a CDS encoding lysylphosphatidylglycerol synthase transmembrane domain-containing protein: MLSFLKRSVAFLLIGLFVYITMQFFSFERLVTYLQPFLDSPLLLLVVVLLYAGAFYLRAVAWHLYVARKLSVREAFYGVGLSLFFNHLLPFKAGEAVRVMTAVRRKALSWEESTHSVVVLRLLDLLFLGLIAGSGAVFLAVNVSIGLLGWILAVSVACFFIVSLPFVRKQLPRLEKHWRTLREGLTGKKGVAVLSLTFVSWVLEAVVLYLFANGLLGPLGAIWVNSMSVAGGVFQITPGGIGTYESVMSASLAVLHIPLSEGYHIAVVVHAFKFFFSFIVGAILLLIAPFHVSWQELKWKGGGKR; encoded by the coding sequence ATGCTATCATTCTTAAAGCGCAGTGTCGCCTTTCTGCTTATCGGCTTGTTCGTTTATATCACGATGCAGTTCTTTTCATTTGAACGCCTCGTTACATATTTGCAGCCATTCCTAGACAGTCCTCTGTTATTGCTCGTTGTCGTTCTGCTTTATGCTGGTGCCTTTTATTTGCGGGCAGTGGCTTGGCATCTTTATGTGGCCCGGAAGCTGTCGGTGCGGGAAGCCTTTTATGGGGTTGGGCTTAGCTTGTTCTTTAATCATTTACTACCGTTTAAAGCAGGTGAGGCGGTACGGGTTATGACAGCTGTGAGAAGGAAAGCATTAAGCTGGGAAGAGAGCACACATTCGGTCGTTGTACTACGGCTTCTTGATTTGCTATTCCTTGGACTAATTGCTGGAAGTGGCGCTGTATTCTTGGCAGTGAACGTTTCGATTGGGCTTTTAGGCTGGATACTTGCAGTTAGTGTTGCATGCTTTTTCATCGTATCTTTGCCGTTTGTGCGGAAACAGCTGCCACGGCTTGAGAAGCATTGGCGGACACTAAGGGAAGGGCTGACTGGTAAGAAAGGTGTAGCGGTGCTTAGCTTGACGTTTGTCAGCTGGGTGCTTGAAGCAGTTGTACTGTATCTTTTTGCAAATGGACTGCTTGGTCCGCTCGGTGCGATTTGGGTGAACAGTATGTCTGTTGCCGGCGGTGTCTTTCAAATTACGCCAGGCGGAATTGGTACATATGAAAGCGTAATGAGTGCGTCGCTTGCGGTGCTGCATATTCCGCTTTCAGAAGGCTATCATATCGCCGTTGTAGTACATGCATTTAAGTTTTTCTTTTCATTTATTGTTGGTGCGATTTTATTATTAATTGCGCCTTTTCATGTATCATGGCAAGAATTGAAGTGGAAGGGAGGAGGAAAACGATGA
- a CDS encoding electron transfer flavoprotein subunit alpha/FixB family protein, with protein MGRKVLVLGEVRDGALRNVSFEAVAAGKTIAEGGEVVGVLCGDNVSGVANELIAYGADRVLTVEDEQLKNYTSDGFAQAMMAVIDQESPEGIVMGHTAQGKDLSPRLASKLDSGLISDAVDVAAEDGNIVFTRPIYSGKAFEKKVITDGIVFATIRPNNVPALEKDDSRSGDVQSVSAEIKDLRTVIKEVVRKTSEGVDLSEAKVIVAGGRGVKSAEGFKILDELAELLGGAVGASRGACDAEYCDYSLQIGQTGKVVTPDLYIAAGISGAIQHLAGMSNSKIIVAINKDPEASIFQVADYGIVGDLFEVIPMLTEELKNAKVNA; from the coding sequence ATGGGACGCAAAGTATTAGTATTAGGAGAAGTTCGTGACGGAGCATTACGTAATGTATCTTTTGAAGCAGTAGCTGCTGGTAAAACAATCGCAGAAGGCGGCGAAGTTGTCGGCGTTCTTTGCGGCGATAACGTAAGCGGAGTTGCAAATGAGTTAATCGCATATGGTGCAGACCGTGTGCTTACAGTAGAAGATGAGCAATTAAAGAACTACACATCTGACGGTTTCGCACAAGCAATGATGGCTGTTATTGATCAAGAAAGCCCAGAAGGCATTGTAATGGGTCATACAGCACAAGGGAAAGACTTGTCACCACGTCTTGCAAGCAAGCTTGATTCAGGCTTGATCTCTGATGCAGTTGACGTAGCGGCTGAGGACGGAAACATTGTCTTCACGCGTCCGATCTATTCAGGGAAAGCATTCGAAAAGAAAGTTATCACAGATGGCATCGTGTTTGCGACAATTCGTCCAAACAACGTTCCTGCCCTTGAAAAAGACGATTCACGCTCAGGTGATGTGCAATCAGTAAGCGCTGAAATTAAAGACTTACGCACAGTGATTAAAGAAGTTGTTCGTAAGACATCTGAAGGCGTTGATCTATCTGAAGCAAAAGTAATCGTTGCCGGCGGACGTGGCGTTAAGAGTGCAGAAGGCTTCAAGATTCTTGATGAGCTTGCTGAGCTTCTTGGCGGTGCAGTTGGTGCCTCTCGTGGTGCGTGTGACGCTGAATACTGCGATTATTCACTGCAAATCGGTCAAACAGGTAAAGTTGTAACACCTGACCTATACATTGCTGCTGGTATTTCTGGCGCAATTCAGCATTTAGCTGGTATGTCAAACTCAAAAATTATCGTTGCGATTAACAAAGATCCAGAAGCGAGCATTTTCCAAGTTGCTGATTATGGTATCGTTGGCGACCTGTTTGAAGTGATTCCAATGTTAACGGAAGAGCTTAAAAACGCAAAAGTAAACGCATAA
- a CDS encoding enoyl-CoA hydratase gives MEFLTIQKNENIATILLNRPPANALAQAVLDEYSEALDLLEEDDNIRAIIFRGEGKFFSAGADIKEFTTLEKEEDYEKLANKGQALFNRIETFAKPIIAAIHGAALGGGLELAMSCHVRLATKNAKLGLPELQLGIIPGFAGTQRLPRYVGSAKACEMMLTSEPISGEDALKWGLVNAAYDEEQLFEEAEKLAAKFASKSPLSVKYVIDLLNHAKNNTFDSGVEREAQLFGKVFMSEDGKEGVNAFIEKRKPNFTGR, from the coding sequence GTGGAATTTTTAACCATTCAAAAAAATGAAAATATTGCTACAATATTATTAAATCGTCCACCAGCTAACGCGCTAGCACAAGCAGTGTTAGATGAATATTCAGAAGCTTTGGATCTTTTAGAAGAGGATGATAATATTCGCGCGATTATTTTCCGCGGCGAAGGTAAGTTCTTCTCTGCTGGTGCAGACATTAAAGAATTTACAACCTTGGAGAAAGAAGAAGATTATGAGAAGCTTGCAAACAAAGGTCAAGCGTTGTTCAACCGAATTGAGACATTTGCTAAGCCGATTATCGCTGCTATTCACGGTGCTGCACTTGGTGGTGGATTAGAGCTGGCGATGTCATGTCACGTTCGCCTTGCAACAAAGAATGCAAAGCTTGGTTTACCAGAACTTCAGCTAGGAATCATCCCTGGATTTGCAGGAACACAGCGCCTTCCGCGTTATGTAGGCTCTGCAAAAGCATGCGAGATGATGCTGACTAGTGAGCCGATTAGCGGTGAAGATGCTTTGAAATGGGGTCTAGTGAATGCCGCTTACGACGAAGAGCAGTTGTTTGAAGAAGCGGAAAAGCTAGCAGCAAAATTCGCTTCAAAGAGTCCGCTGTCTGTCAAATATGTCATTGATTTGCTTAACCATGCCAAGAATAACACATTCGATTCGGGCGTGGAACGTGAAGCACAATTATTTGGGAAGGTCTTCATGTCTGAAGATGGCAAAGAAGGAGTCAATGCCTTCATCGAAAAACGCAAGCCTAACTTTACAGGGCGTTAA
- a CDS encoding FTR1 family protein: MDFQAFLITLREALEAILIVGLILSYLTRLNAEKYHKWVYAGVGLALVTSFLVALVFQVVFTGFASFGSEVYMKVTIMFASVLLLTHMVVWMSKESANINGELQKKLNAAITAGSVSALIIHTYLVVVREGVETVFFFAAIGGGDIEKAVTNYGALSGLMLALILGYLFFTGTMKISLKAFFQITSIMIMFIAAGLLVQGVGTLQDLGKMGSVFEQADGTPTEMYNIVHVMPEHYQDEAHYERDTGNEVMVSGQIGLFMAAMFGYSHNPSFEQIAIYWLYFAFVFAWMKLIHSGRVPFRLRKKEKSSVKTNTSNVSNL, encoded by the coding sequence ATGGACTTTCAAGCGTTTTTGATTACGCTTCGTGAAGCATTGGAAGCCATCTTAATTGTCGGGTTGATTCTATCATACTTAACACGGTTAAATGCTGAGAAATATCATAAATGGGTGTACGCAGGTGTCGGGCTTGCGCTTGTCACAAGCTTTCTTGTAGCACTTGTCTTCCAGGTTGTTTTCACTGGGTTTGCAAGCTTTGGTTCAGAGGTTTATATGAAAGTGACGATTATGTTTGCTTCCGTATTATTGCTGACCCATATGGTTGTGTGGATGTCCAAGGAATCAGCCAATATAAATGGTGAACTGCAAAAGAAATTGAATGCGGCGATTACAGCCGGAAGTGTTTCCGCACTGATTATTCACACGTATCTTGTCGTTGTGCGTGAAGGTGTGGAAACAGTGTTCTTCTTCGCAGCAATCGGCGGCGGAGATATCGAGAAGGCAGTAACAAACTACGGTGCCTTGAGTGGCTTGATGCTTGCGTTAATTCTTGGCTATCTGTTCTTTACAGGTACGATGAAGATTTCATTGAAGGCGTTCTTCCAAATCACAAGCATTATGATTATGTTCATCGCAGCCGGCTTGCTTGTCCAAGGTGTCGGTACGCTGCAGGATTTAGGCAAAATGGGTTCTGTATTTGAGCAAGCAGATGGTACGCCGACAGAAATGTACAACATCGTTCATGTGATGCCAGAGCATTACCAGGATGAAGCGCACTATGAACGTGACACAGGCAACGAAGTGATGGTTAGTGGACAAATCGGCTTGTTCATGGCAGCAATGTTCGGCTACAGTCACAACCCGTCATTTGAACAAATTGCTATTTATTGGCTCTACTTTGCATTTGTCTTCGCGTGGATGAAACTCATTCACAGTGGAAGAGTCCCTTTCCGTTTGCGAAAAAAGGAAAAAAGTAGTGTAAAGACAAATACAAGTAACGTTTCGAATTTATAA
- a CDS encoding long-chain-fatty-acid--CoA ligase → MEKMLEKPWLSHYPTEITAEIEQDGKALHHYLQDTAEAFPKKKALYFFGFEMTYKDLYSQVRKFADYLRNLGLKKGDRAAIMLPNCPQGVISYYAVLMAGGTVVQMNPMYTAREMRYQLNDAGAEFLICLDLFYPNAAKIKKHTDVRHTIVTSVKDYLPFPKNRLYPLVQKKQAKLLVNVEASEYVHLFKQAIQHGKDVDLEIEIDPNKDLALLQYTGGTTGEPKGVMLTHRNISANALMCRKWLYHCKEGEERILAILPFFHVFGLTTVLNYSVLIGAKMIMLPKFNPNEVLKTIQSQKPTLFPGTPTMYIALLNHPKLKQYDLSSIKACISGSAPLPVEVQERFEAATGGKLVEGYGLTEASPVTHANFVWEKRVKGSIGIPWPETDSYVHSMETGQPAKPGEVGEIVVKGPQVMQGYWKRPEETEAAFLDDEWLLTGDLGYMDEEGWFYVVDRKKDMIIAGGFNIYPREIEEVLYEHPQIQEAVVVGIPDEYRGESVKAFIVLKEGASLTETEFEAYCRENLAAYKVPRAVEFRQELPKTAVGKILRRTLSEEAKKQALGKKK, encoded by the coding sequence ATGGAGAAAATGTTAGAGAAGCCATGGTTGTCTCATTATCCAACAGAAATAACGGCTGAGATTGAACAGGACGGAAAGGCGCTTCATCATTATTTACAGGACACGGCAGAAGCTTTTCCAAAAAAGAAAGCGCTTTATTTCTTTGGTTTTGAAATGACGTATAAGGATCTGTACAGCCAAGTCCGTAAATTCGCTGATTATTTGCGAAATCTCGGTTTGAAGAAAGGTGACCGAGCTGCTATTATGCTTCCGAATTGTCCTCAAGGTGTGATCAGTTATTACGCTGTTCTAATGGCTGGCGGAACTGTTGTGCAGATGAACCCGATGTACACAGCCCGCGAAATGCGTTATCAGCTGAATGACGCAGGTGCTGAATTTCTCATTTGCCTTGATTTATTTTACCCGAATGCTGCAAAAATCAAGAAGCACACAGATGTAAGACATACGATTGTGACAAGCGTCAAAGATTATCTCCCCTTTCCGAAGAATCGACTCTACCCCTTAGTCCAGAAGAAGCAGGCAAAGCTGCTTGTGAATGTTGAAGCGAGCGAATATGTGCATCTTTTCAAGCAGGCAATTCAGCATGGGAAGGATGTCGACCTGGAGATTGAAATTGACCCGAACAAAGACTTGGCATTGCTGCAGTATACAGGCGGTACGACGGGCGAACCGAAAGGTGTGATGCTCACTCATCGCAATATTTCCGCAAACGCTTTGATGTGTCGGAAATGGCTGTATCATTGCAAAGAAGGTGAAGAGCGGATACTGGCCATTTTACCGTTTTTCCACGTGTTTGGGCTGACAACTGTTTTGAATTATTCAGTGCTAATCGGGGCAAAAATGATTATGCTTCCGAAGTTCAATCCAAATGAAGTGCTTAAGACAATTCAGTCGCAGAAGCCGACGCTGTTTCCAGGCACACCGACGATGTATATCGCCCTGCTCAATCATCCGAAACTAAAGCAGTATGATCTATCTTCAATTAAGGCGTGTATTAGTGGCTCTGCCCCGCTTCCAGTCGAAGTACAAGAACGCTTTGAAGCGGCTACTGGTGGAAAGCTTGTAGAAGGGTACGGTTTAACAGAAGCATCCCCTGTTACACATGCAAATTTTGTTTGGGAAAAGCGAGTCAAAGGAAGTATCGGCATTCCGTGGCCTGAAACTGACAGCTATGTACATTCAATGGAAACCGGACAGCCAGCAAAGCCTGGTGAAGTAGGCGAAATTGTTGTGAAAGGACCACAGGTGATGCAAGGCTATTGGAAACGCCCAGAGGAAACGGAAGCAGCGTTTCTTGATGATGAGTGGCTTTTAACAGGTGATTTAGGCTACATGGATGAAGAGGGCTGGTTTTATGTAGTGGACCGGAAGAAGGATATGATTATTGCTGGCGGGTTTAACATTTATCCACGAGAAATTGAAGAAGTGCTCTATGAACACCCGCAAATTCAAGAGGCCGTCGTAGTCGGCATTCCAGATGAATATCGCGGTGAAAGCGTGAAAGCATTTATCGTTTTGAAAGAAGGTGCAAGCTTAACAGAAACAGAATTTGAGGCCTATTGTCGAGAAAATCTTGCAGCCTATAAAGTGCCAAGGGCAGTCGAATTCCGTCAAGAACTGCCAAAGACAGCTGTCGGTAAAATATTACGCCGAACATTGTCAGAAGAAGCAAAGAAACAAGCATTAGGAAAGAAGAAATAA
- a CDS encoding alkaline phosphatase family protein, which yields MKKASRFEKFAARCWNLLNEGKPFTPIFTIGAMMIFALFASVDWPALLVSFVVIVPLLALYFIYDFPLFLRNFLWLPLIAYLLMWDSVNLSLWLFAAGLYFFFTVFFWGTLYYHLRIGTTWWNFTRFWKLVLKNSDSTSGNAQEQLPKFLLLLSLWWTHYEAVARGDSLQWTTVGVFFLGIWLFAWVLHRYLFDWKPNVIPNYTQNVQPPSTPVNEKVIVIVIDGMRKERFEEANTPFLDKLRLEGTEYANMETVYPARTVVCFSSMFTGTYPFEHGITSNMVWKLGIKVESIFDSLRKVGKKGRLLGIAHLVDAMGSDVETVTAVMHNDEADPNIMKRAKHIIAEQDPDLFIVQLISTDQTGHSRGVLYDEYIQKIQEADALVEDFVCWLEAEGKMENTTLMICADHGQADGIGGHGHLDEGERYVPFIMHGPTIKQNHLVKEKHSLVSVAPTIAYLLGAPYPSHSRGPVLTEAMKEDGKHE from the coding sequence ATGAAAAAAGCATCACGCTTTGAAAAGTTCGCGGCACGGTGCTGGAACCTGCTGAATGAAGGAAAGCCATTTACGCCGATTTTTACAATTGGGGCGATGATGATCTTTGCACTGTTTGCGTCGGTTGATTGGCCGGCACTGTTGGTAAGCTTCGTTGTGATTGTGCCGTTGCTTGCTCTTTATTTTATCTATGATTTTCCTTTGTTTTTGCGGAACTTTCTTTGGCTTCCGCTGATTGCATATTTGTTAATGTGGGATAGTGTGAACTTAAGCTTGTGGCTGTTTGCGGCAGGGCTTTATTTCTTCTTCACAGTATTCTTCTGGGGAACGCTCTATTATCATTTGCGGATTGGCACGACGTGGTGGAATTTCACGCGTTTTTGGAAGCTTGTCTTGAAAAATAGTGATTCAACGAGCGGAAATGCACAGGAGCAGCTGCCGAAATTTTTACTCCTGCTTTCACTTTGGTGGACTCATTATGAGGCAGTTGCACGTGGGGACAGCCTGCAGTGGACGACAGTAGGCGTGTTTTTCCTCGGAATTTGGCTGTTTGCATGGGTTCTGCATCGTTATTTATTTGACTGGAAGCCTAATGTGATTCCAAATTATACGCAAAATGTACAGCCGCCAAGTACACCTGTGAATGAGAAGGTTATTGTCATTGTAATCGATGGAATGCGGAAAGAGCGGTTTGAAGAAGCGAATACACCGTTTCTTGATAAACTCCGTCTCGAAGGAACCGAATATGCCAATATGGAAACGGTCTATCCAGCGCGGACGGTCGTATGCTTTTCCTCGATGTTTACAGGGACGTATCCGTTTGAACATGGAATTACGTCGAACATGGTGTGGAAGCTTGGCATTAAGGTTGAAAGTATTTTCGATTCATTGCGAAAAGTAGGGAAAAAAGGACGCCTGCTCGGGATTGCTCATCTTGTTGATGCGATGGGTTCAGATGTGGAGACGGTTACAGCTGTGATGCACAATGATGAGGCAGACCCGAACATCATGAAACGCGCAAAGCATATTATCGCAGAACAGGACCCAGATTTGTTCATTGTGCAGTTGATCAGCACAGACCAAACTGGGCACAGTCGCGGCGTGCTGTATGATGAATACATTCAAAAGATTCAAGAAGCAGATGCATTAGTGGAAGACTTTGTCTGCTGGCTTGAAGCGGAAGGTAAAATGGAAAACACAACACTAATGATTTGCGCAGACCATGGACAAGCTGACGGTATCGGGGGCCACGGCCATTTAGATGAAGGCGAGCGCTATGTGCCGTTTATTATGCACGGACCAACGATTAAGCAGAACCATCTTGTGAAAGAAAAGCATAGCCTTGTATCGGTTGCGCCGACAATAGCGTACTTGCTTGGAGCGCCATATCCGAGCCATAGCAGAGGTCCTGTATTGACAGAAGCAATGAAGGAGGACGGCAAACATGAATAA
- the trxA gene encoding thioredoxin — MAIVNANDQNFASETGSGIVLADFWAPWCGPCKMIAPVLEELDSEMGDKVKIVKLDVDENQETAGKFGVMSIPTLLVMKDGEVVDQVVGFQPKDALVELLNKHQ, encoded by the coding sequence ATGGCAATTGTAAATGCTAATGACCAAAATTTCGCATCAGAAACAGGTTCAGGTATTGTTCTAGCAGACTTCTGGGCACCTTGGTGTGGACCTTGTAAAATGATCGCACCAGTACTTGAAGAACTTGATTCTGAAATGGGCGACAAAGTAAAAATCGTTAAGCTTGACGTTGATGAGAACCAAGAAACAGCAGGTAAGTTCGGCGTAATGAGCATTCCAACACTTCTTGTTATGAAAGACGGAGAAGTTGTGGATCAAGTTGTTGGCTTCCAACCGAAGGACGCGCTTGTTGAGCTTCTTAACAAACATCAATAA
- a CDS encoding electron transfer flavoprotein subunit beta/FixA family protein produces MNIYVIMKRTFDTEEKIVIENGVIEEEGAEFIINPYDEYAIEEAIQLKDEHGGEVSVITVGGEEAEKELRTALAMGADKAVLVNTEDDLEDGDEYSTAKILAQYFKENEYDIILGGNVAIDGGSGQVGPRLAELLEIPYVTTITKLDVDGDSATIERDVEGDSEVIETSLPVLVTAQQGLNEPRYPSLPGIMKAKKKPLEELELDDLDLDEDDVEAKTKVVEIYLPPKKEAGKVLEGELNDQVKELVNLLQTEAKVI; encoded by the coding sequence ATGAATATCTATGTAATTATGAAACGTACTTTCGACACGGAAGAAAAAATTGTTATTGAAAACGGTGTCATTGAAGAGGAAGGCGCAGAGTTCATCATCAACCCGTACGATGAGTATGCAATTGAAGAAGCAATTCAATTGAAGGACGAGCACGGTGGTGAAGTATCTGTTATTACTGTCGGTGGCGAAGAAGCTGAGAAAGAGCTTCGCACAGCGCTAGCAATGGGTGCTGACAAAGCTGTATTAGTGAATACAGAAGATGACCTTGAAGATGGCGATGAGTACTCAACTGCGAAGATCCTTGCACAATACTTCAAGGAAAATGAATACGATATCATCCTTGGTGGTAACGTTGCAATTGACGGAGGTTCTGGTCAAGTAGGTCCTCGTCTGGCTGAACTGCTTGAAATTCCTTACGTAACAACAATTACAAAGCTTGATGTAGACGGCGATTCTGCAACAATCGAGCGCGATGTTGAAGGGGACAGCGAAGTTATCGAAACATCACTTCCTGTACTTGTAACAGCACAACAAGGCTTGAACGAGCCGCGTTATCCTTCACTTCCAGGTATCATGAAAGCGAAGAAGAAGCCACTTGAAGAGCTTGAATTAGATGATCTTGATCTAGATGAAGATGATGTTGAGGCAAAAACAAAAGTCGTTGAAATTTATCTGCCACCGAAGAAAGAAGCAGGTAAGGTGCTTGAAGGCGAATTGAACGACCAAGTAAAAGAATTAGTGAACTTGCTGCAAACAGAAGCAAAAGTAATATAA
- a CDS encoding glycosyltransferase family 2 protein translates to MNKQRIIVFLPAYNEEDSISEVIKLVPRHFHEQVEVKVLVIDDGSSDRTIEVAKQAGADYIVQHEKNKGLGAAVRTGLQESVRLSGDLAVMIDADNEYPAWQIPELVAPILNGEADYVMGSRFLGTIKGMKLHRRLGNYCFTMLQSLLLRKWIYDGQSGMRAFSKQAAEHAEIIHDYNYAQVVTLNLVRKGFRVQEIPIEYKVRTKGESFIKFKSYMTSVLPAITTEMFRPVEKVNIDKDAHIVPDNQLSHKR, encoded by the coding sequence ATGAATAAACAGCGCATCATTGTTTTTCTTCCTGCCTACAACGAAGAAGATTCGATTTCAGAGGTGATAAAGCTCGTTCCTCGTCACTTTCATGAGCAGGTGGAGGTAAAGGTGCTTGTCATCGATGACGGCTCATCTGACCGCACCATCGAAGTTGCCAAGCAAGCAGGTGCTGATTACATTGTACAGCATGAGAAAAATAAAGGACTTGGTGCAGCGGTTCGAACTGGCTTGCAAGAAAGCGTCCGACTCAGCGGTGACCTGGCCGTGATGATTGATGCGGATAACGAATATCCAGCATGGCAGATTCCTGAGCTTGTCGCACCAATATTGAATGGGGAAGCCGATTATGTAATGGGCTCACGCTTCCTTGGCACAATTAAAGGCATGAAGCTCCACCGTCGTCTTGGTAATTATTGCTTTACGATGCTCCAGTCCCTCCTGCTTCGAAAATGGATTTATGATGGGCAGTCAGGAATGCGTGCTTTCTCAAAGCAAGCAGCAGAGCATGCGGAAATTATTCATGATTACAACTATGCCCAAGTTGTTACGTTAAATTTAGTCCGCAAAGGGTTCCGTGTGCAGGAGATTCCAATTGAATATAAAGTGCGCACGAAAGGTGAGTCATTTATCAAATTCAAGTCCTATATGACATCTGTGCTTCCAGCAATCACGACGGAAATGTTCCGACCAGTTGAAAAGGTAAATATTGATAAAGATGCACATATCGTACCCGATAACCAGTTAAGTCATAAAAGGTAA
- a CDS encoding TetR/AcrR family transcriptional regulator, with product MKKNKPKYRQILDAAVIVIAENGYHHAQVSKIAKQAGVADGTIYLYFKNKEDILISLFQEKMGQFVEKINQKIAGKSTATEKLITLVEMHFSHFATEPHWAVVTQLELRQSNKQLRLKINNILKAYLNLIDQVLSEGKQEGVFKPNLDVRLARQMVFGTMDEIVTSWIMKEERYDLTANTAIVSDMLVNGISVDHT from the coding sequence TTGAAGAAAAATAAGCCAAAATACAGACAGATTCTAGATGCAGCAGTGATTGTGATTGCAGAGAATGGCTATCATCATGCACAAGTTTCAAAGATTGCTAAGCAAGCAGGTGTTGCTGACGGTACGATTTATCTGTATTTTAAGAACAAAGAAGATATTCTCATTTCGTTGTTCCAAGAAAAAATGGGGCAATTTGTCGAAAAAATCAATCAAAAAATAGCAGGAAAATCGACAGCAACCGAGAAGTTAATAACATTAGTGGAAATGCACTTTTCTCATTTTGCGACAGAACCGCATTGGGCTGTTGTCACGCAGTTGGAATTACGTCAATCAAATAAGCAGCTTCGTTTGAAAATTAATAACATTTTGAAAGCCTATTTGAATTTGATTGATCAAGTACTTTCAGAAGGTAAGCAAGAAGGGGTGTTTAAGCCGAATTTAGATGTCCGTCTTGCAAGGCAGATGGTGTTCGGTACGATGGATGAAATCGTGACAAGCTGGATTATGAAAGAAGAGCGATATGATTTAACTGCCAATACGGCCATCGTTTCTGATATGCTTGTAAATGGGATCAGTGTAGATCATACATAA
- a CDS encoding glycosyltransferase family 39 protein gives MFWFVWGLVVAVSLLRLVFLTDYAASWDAVDFALGVERFDLLEMRPHFPGYPYFILGGMLLKSFVADPVEALVLFNMVLTWSSVVPVFLISRRYLLPVKAVLVVLVVQSLPFFNVLTVQPMSETAAIAVLWWYIWSLFVALETGKWRWIWLPGFFFGVLMGIRLSYLGFGIGLVWLFIKDVSGYEGNKWFRFAVHVSVNVFFQFIWVAGLVASLGGFHSFWRIALSFTEGHFEDWGGTAAADDGSVITRFAVLVTKQWLWSALFAHSWLMAGAVVVVVLGLIGARKHFIQKHFLLLFTMAGSYFLWVLFAQNIDKPRHIAPFALLIVFLLMIVILKRKTELMVVVLVGVQLFTSVSLMHERSEELPATYQLAHYLQEQSGNFIVYTWEETRVMGYLQADYPHKRLWTYHYFEEEMKDSDTETVYVTDHLLKGFQQQGMEISGQVEKVAEFHSNELFDPVYGEIKLYKWKKN, from the coding sequence ATGTTTTGGTTTGTCTGGGGGCTGGTGGTGGCTGTGTCGCTGCTACGCCTCGTATTTCTAACAGATTATGCGGCGTCGTGGGATGCGGTTGATTTTGCGCTTGGAGTGGAGCGGTTTGATTTGCTTGAGATGCGTCCTCATTTTCCCGGCTATCCGTATTTTATTTTAGGCGGGATGCTGCTAAAGTCGTTTGTGGCTGACCCGGTGGAAGCGCTTGTGCTCTTTAATATGGTCTTAACCTGGTCGTCGGTAGTGCCGGTTTTTCTAATTAGCAGACGGTATTTGTTGCCTGTAAAAGCTGTGCTCGTTGTGCTCGTTGTACAGTCACTTCCTTTTTTCAATGTGCTTACTGTTCAGCCAATGTCAGAGACAGCGGCTATTGCGGTGCTGTGGTGGTATATTTGGTCGCTTTTTGTTGCTCTTGAAACGGGGAAATGGCGCTGGATTTGGCTACCGGGATTTTTCTTTGGGGTGCTAATGGGTATTCGCTTATCTTATCTTGGTTTCGGGATTGGCTTGGTCTGGCTTTTTATAAAAGATGTGAGCGGGTATGAAGGAAATAAGTGGTTCAGATTTGCGGTGCATGTGAGCGTCAATGTGTTCTTTCAGTTCATCTGGGTTGCAGGGCTTGTCGCTTCACTTGGAGGCTTTCACTCATTTTGGCGGATTGCGCTATCATTTACGGAAGGCCATTTTGAAGATTGGGGCGGAACTGCGGCGGCTGATGATGGTTCTGTGATAACGAGGTTTGCGGTACTTGTGACGAAGCAGTGGCTATGGAGTGCGTTGTTTGCTCATTCATGGTTAATGGCCGGAGCTGTTGTAGTCGTTGTGCTTGGGCTGATTGGGGCACGGAAGCATTTTATACAGAAACATTTTCTGCTGCTCTTTACGATGGCAGGCAGTTATTTTCTTTGGGTGCTTTTTGCACAAAATATTGATAAACCAAGGCATATTGCCCCGTTTGCTCTGCTTATTGTATTTCTGTTAATGATTGTGATACTGAAGCGAAAGACAGAGCTGATGGTCGTTGTGCTCGTTGGGGTGCAGCTGTTTACGAGTGTGTCGTTGATGCATGAGCGGAGTGAAGAACTGCCCGCAACCTATCAGCTGGCACATTATTTACAGGAGCAGTCAGGTAATTTCATCGTGTACACGTGGGAAGAGACACGGGTGATGGGATACCTGCAGGCGGATTATCCGCATAAGCGGCTGTGGACATATCATTATTTTGAAGAAGAAATGAAGGATTCAGATACGGAGACGGTATATGTGACTGACCATCTATTGAAAGGTTTTCAGCAGCAAGGAATGGAAATTAGCGGTCAGGTTGAGAAGGTGGCGGAATTTCATTCGAACGAGCTGTTTGACCCTGTGTACGGTGAAATTAAGCTTTATAAGTGGAAAAAGAACTAG